From uncultured Pseudodesulfovibrio sp.:
AAGCCAAGGCTTCGGAAGCATCTATTTTTACGACCAATCCCCAAACAGTGTCACCCACCGGGACGGGCGCATAGCCTGCCAAAACTTCATGACCGCGATAATCTATCGCATCCATACTGCCTTTTTCGCCTGCCAGTCCTTTACGTGCAGGGGCAGTCTCCATGGCACCACGCCGAGGAGACGCAAAAGAGGCCTCAACACTGTATTGTTCGGCATCAGAATAAAGATCAGACCGCATAAGCCTGTCTTGACCAACCAGATAAGCTTCACCGGTCTTACCCATACCAGCCCGCGGACTCATGACCGCATTCACGCTTTCTACAGGAATACGGAGCATGGCTACACCTTCAATCTCTTTTCCATACCGCCTGATTGGGGCTGCGATAAACGCACAGGGCTGCTGTTTCAGGGGAGGGTAGGGGTGGAAGTCGACAAAGACCGTTTCGCCAGCGAGAGCGCGTTTCCAAGCCTTCTGGAGCTTACTTCTGGAAAGCCCCCCCTTGGCGACATCTTCGCCAAGCTCACTGCCACGGGTAACGGAAAAAACAATGCGTCCGGTATCATCCAATATCAGGGCATCAGCATATCCACGGACTTTAACCCAAGGGAGAAACTCGGCAGACACCCGTTCCAGAGCGTGGGCATAATCCTCGTTGGCTATATCCATCTTTCGACCAGGCTTGGCCTCATAAAAAACAATATCCCGCAACCGGACCAACGCGCTGTAAACGTATCGCGCCTCGGAATACATGGTAATGTCCTTGCCCCAAGTCTCAGTCAAAACATGCAGGTCATGAAGTTTAGCCTCTTTGACCGAAGCGAGCTGGCTATTGGCCTGATCCTTCAAACTCTTGGACGCGGTATGCAGACTGTATCCAACCATGCCCCCCAAGGGCAAAACGCCTATAAGCAGGCAAAAGACAAGCATTTTCACACTGAGTTTCATTCTCTCTCCTTCCGTAACCGTCCAAAGAGTTTGGACGGGGAGAGCAAAACCTACTCTTCAATCTCGTTAAAGCGACACGATTTGTGACAAACACATGACCGTAATGTGAAAATTGTTTGACCTTTGTGTGACAAAAGGAATGGTAATCATTTCAGCATGAAATGATTCATGATGAAAAGAACACAGCATAGAGGACAGCCATGCCCCAAAAAAGACAGCATAGACAACTTGTGGCGGGAATCATCCACCATTTCAACTGAACAGCTTGGCCGCGAAATTTGAAGGAACCGCAACAGCGGAACAACGAAAGAATCATCTGCATAAGCAGGCCGGAGACGGCCAATGCAGGCAAGGCAAGAACCCAGAAAATTGGGTCGGATATCCACATAACGGTCATCAGGTCAGCTCATCACCCATTCCGCCAACAGGGGAGGGCGGGCAAAACCGCGAATCTGCTGAAAATGACACAAGGCGGTCAGCTCCACACCGTTCTTGATAATGGAAACCGGTCGATCGGAAGAAACTACAACCACCACGATATCCTCATGTTCAGCCGTAAATCTCAATGCCGAATTAAACCGCGCACCACGCGCCCTGTTCTCACCGGGAACGGATTGGCCATCCATAAGACAACCAAAGCCGTAGAGTTTCAAATCACGTCCAATATGCAATGCGCCGTCCAATTTTGCCAATGAACAGGCGAGTTTGAGCTGACTGCTTTCCTGAAGGTCCAACGGCTTTTCAAAGTGTTGACCTGCAGTTTTCAAAAAATGTGTCCCAGTGTCCACGATCAACGTGCACCCATGCTTACGGTCACGCACCCGATTAACCATATGCGAAATGATATGAAGCAGGCCGTGTTGCTCCTCCATATTCAAATCGGTCTCCAACAATTGCTCTTCAAGCTGAACCAGATTTGCCTTCAGGTTAGAAGAATGAAACCGACCATCAGAAAAACTACAGACCAACTCATCCTTAATCCACAAGAATCCGTGAGTGCCACTGAATTGAGCGGCCAGATACGCTCCCGGCATGGGACCAATGGCTATACCAAGCACGGTTGAACCGTCCGAGACCAAAACCCGCCCGGAAAACTCAACGGCCTGTAGTAGTTTGCGTACATGTTTTGTGTCGGACAGACTTGGCTGTTCATGCAAAGGAAAGCGACAGATCATGCGCACCTGATCGAGTTGACTCGGCTCAACTACCACGATTCGGCCTCTGGGCCATGCACCCTCTTCCTTGGTGCCGGACACGCCCATAATCGCATCCAAAAACGGGTAGACACGTATCTGTGTATCAAGCCACCCCAAACGACTCCGTTCATCTACAATATAATTCCGAATGGCGTGATTTGCACAATGCTGCAACATGAACCCGGCAATATCCAATCCCATGACATTGCACGTTTCAAAATTCTGGGAAACCAGCTCTGCGGCGTATTCCAACCAATTTTCGGTCGGTCCCAACGAACACATATCCGGGTGCTCCTCAGTAAACCACATCTGATAATGCATAGGGTGAGAACGTGCCCCGAGAGTAATAATACCCGACAAGTCCAGTCCGGCTTTATCGGAATCAATAATCTCCAATTCCCGGCCTTCCGGCGGACTTCCTCGCCACTTGTTGGAATACAAATAGTAGTCCCGAAGCTTAGGCTCGTGACCTTCCAGCAGATTTTGCGGATCACAAATACGAGGAGGAGCATCCTCACTTTGGGCGTACACAACTGCGGCTCGACTTGGGGGTGAAAAATGCGACAACCCTTCACGAAGTCCGTCCAGAATATGAAATATGCAGATATTCTCGAATGATGCTTCAGGCATTACCAACTCCAACGGTCTCAGTGCCTCCCTATATGGGATTCATTGGAACGGTAGGCCAAAAGTCTCAAAAATGTCCAGAAAGAACCCAAAAAACTCTTTGTTTGGGTAAAAATTACCCTTTTACAGCGAGAAGGACATCAGCAAGTTCACGAATGACGCCTTCGCCGCCTCGGGCGGTTGTGATGTAATCCGCCTGAGCAAGAATGGAGGGATGCGCATCCGCTGGTGCCACTTTAAATCCGGCCAATGCCATACCAGCAGCATCATTGACATCATTACCGACAAAAAGGACTTCGGCCACAGATATGGATCGTTTGTCCGCCAACTCAAGCAGGGCGGACGCCTTGTCACGGATGCCATGAATGGCTTCCAACTTAATTTTGTCGGCTCTGGCTTTCACGACAGGATTGACTTCCGTGCTCAGAATGACCTGTTCAAGGCCGAGCTTACGAATCATGCCAACTCCCATACCATCGCCACGATTTGCCCGGATATACTCCCGCCCATCCTGATCCACGGATACCGTATTGTCTGTCATGACCCCGTCAAAATCATACACCACAAGCTTGACCTTGTCGGCACCGGGTAAACCACGCTGGGTCAAGGCGATCATCTCACCGTCCAGACCGAGGTAAAGCGGCTTGTCACCCATGAGTTTCTCAGCACGCCCACCGCCGTTATCCAAAATAGCCGTTACAGCCTGTGCCACATCCGGCACTTCGATGGTTACAATAACACACCCGCCAGCAGTGGTATCCTTGGCCTCCACCAAACGCAGGCATTGCCCAAATGCCCCCATGAGCAAAGCGTCCCATGCGAGGCTGAAACAAAGGGATTTCTTGTAGAACGCGGAAGATTTTTCGATATTCCTGACCAACAGGGTGACGGGAGGGTAGGCTGTCATCGTGGCTCCTTTGAATTGATTGTTTGCGCAGCAGAGTACCTTGCTCGCCTCAATGGTGCAACCGTATGCGACCTACGACCATTCAAGAAGGGGGTATAAAAAAATCGGCCCCTCACACACGGTGTTTACACACGAAGCAAGGGGCCGATCACCTACACACAACGATTCTTCTCATGATTTCATGATGTTTCCGCTGTTTCTAGAATTTAACTCATGTTTATCCAGAAAAAACAATCATTATATTTCACCCACATTTTGCACCAACCCCGCCTTTTCAGCGCGCTTCTTTTCTTTCCGTTCCTTGCGCCGCATAAGCAGATCCCACTCAAGGGGCATAACAATCAATGTCAACGTTGTGGCCACACATAATCCAGTCACAAATGTCGTGGCCATGGTACCCCAGACCATTGAATAGTAGGGAATACCGAGAGCCATGGGGAGCAGGCCCAACGTCGTAGTCAACGTTGTCATAAGGATTGGCCTGAGCCGAATACGCACACCTTCACGAATAGCTTCGGCGCGACTATACCCCGCAGCATACAACCGGTTGATAAAATCAAGGAGGACCAACGAATCATTGACCACAACACCAGTCACACCCACGGTCGCGATAAAGCTGTTTACCGTGAACAGCGAACGGGTGAAAAAAGTACCAAAAACCACGCCGGTCAAAGCGAATGCGACAGCCGACAAGATAATGGCTGGCTGAACATAGGATTGAAACTGACAGGCCAAAATGGTGTACATAAGCATAATCGCAATGAAAAACGCATACATAAGCGAAGTAAAAGAACGCCCTGTAGACTCAAATTCACCGGCAAAACTCAGAGTCGCCCCCGGATACTGATGCTGAATGGTCTCATAGTAAGCCTTCACATCATGGACTACGCTGGTTGCACTGACCGGTGCACCAGCCCGAATGTTGGCCGTCAGAGTGATGGCCCGTTGCCCTTGGAAACGATTCAACTGCCCCGGCTCACGGTAGCTCTCAACGTCCACCAAATCGCCCACACGAACCGGCCCCTGATCATCTTCAAGAATGGGAATATCCAAGGCGTCTTCCGGCTGCTTCAGAAACCGCTTGTCAATCTTCATGCGTAGGTCGATATCCTCATCTGCTGCACGAAACTTACCAACAAATCGGCCATCTAGAATCCCCCCGGCCAAGGCAATGACCTGTGCCGGAGTCAAACCATATTCCGAAACAAGACTCGGTATGGGGCTGAACCGAAACACACGGTTGTCGGTTCCGGTATCAGCGGTAAAATCAAGAAGATATGGTGACAATACGTCATTTTTCTTGATCCACCCGTTCATATCATTTGCCAAAGCCAAAACAGCATCCTGATCTGGACCGAGGACGCGAAGATTCACATCCTTGCCCGCAGGCGGCCCACCTTGTTCCGGCCAAACACGCAGTCTCCAGCCGTCTGTTGCCAACGGCTCGAGCTTTCGCCGCACGACTTCGAGAAGCAATTCCGGGTCATTATCCGGATTTTCAATATATTCCTGCTCACCTTGAACCGGCAATTCCACGGTCACAATGGCCCGATTGGACCCGAAAATATTTTCATAATCTTCATTGATATCCATTCCACCAAGCCCTGAACACGCCTTGGTTGTACCGGGACCAAAAGCCAACACTGCACGCGACACTTCCTTGGCCTTTGCCGAGGCAGTATAGACATCTGTCCCGACAGGCCCTTCCATGGAGACATAGTAGAGTGTGTATTCATCAGGGAAAAATTTGATCCGCAACAAAGGCATGACGCCGGACACAGACACACCGAGCATAATGATGGCCAGTAGAAAAGCTCCAAAGACAACACTCATGGATTTCCATTTATGCCGCATGGCCAATTGCAGGACTCCGTCCACCATCCGTTTCAGGGCAATAAGAAACTTCGGATCCTTGCCGTGACTTATTTCCTTTTTTGCATGCACTTCCAGTTTTTTTGCTCCCGGCCAATCAAGAAAATGCGAAGGCAAAATGAACAGGCATTCCACAATTGAAGCAGCAATGGCAAAGCTGACAGCTTTGGGCACCTGTGCAAAGAATTCGCCCGTTGACCCTGACATGATCAGCATAGGCAAAAAGGCAGCAACCGTCGTCGATGTTGCGGCGAGGACCGGCAAAAACACTTCACCTGTGCCGACAATGACAGCTTCCTTAAGCTGCAACCCTTCCTGAACGTGCCGATAGATATTTTCCACAACCACGATGGCATCATCCACGATTATACCGCTCACCAACACAAAGGAAAACAACGTGATTTCATTGATGGAATTGTTGGTCAGCCACATAATGATCATGGTCACCAAAAAGGAGAAAGGCACGCCTACCGTGGTCAGCATGGCGTTACGGAAGCCCATGACAATCCAGATGCACACGCAAACCAAAACAATACCGACCAGCAAGTTTGATCCCAACGTACTGATATTATCGTTCACATTGATTCGCTGATCCTGCGTCATGACCGTTTCGACGCCTTCCTTGTCCAGCACAGGCTTAAACGCGGCCACGACTTTTTCAACTTCAGCGCCGATATCAAGGGAATTTCCTTGGGGCGTCTTGAGAATCTTGATCGAAATAGAGTCCTTGCCGTTGACCGATGAAACTACGAACGGGTCTCGATAATCCATACCGGCATGACTCAGGACGTCCCCAACGGTCACAAACGATCCATCGAGATCCCGACGAACCACTGTGGCCGCAATTTCATCACGGGATCTGAATTTTTCATCAACCACAATGACATATTCACCGGAATCACTGACAAAATCACCCGCAGGGACCGAAACATTCGCCCCTTCAAGAGCCTGACCAACCTCGTCAAAGGTCACTCCCAACTGCATCATTTTCTGCGGATCAAGCGACACATGAAATTCACGCTCATATTCACCATCGATCTGCACTTCCTTGACCCCGGGAATGCGCTGCAATGGTAACTTCATTTCCTCGGCCATCAGAGTCAAGGCACGGTTTGACCGATCCCCCACCAGATTGACCGATATGACAGGAAGCC
This genomic window contains:
- a CDS encoding competence protein ComEC; protein product: MTVMWISDPIFWVLALPALAVSGLLMQMILSLFRCCGSFKFRGQAVQLKWWMIPATSCLCCLFWGMAVLYAVFFSS
- a CDS encoding diadenylate cyclase, translated to MPEASFENICIFHILDGLREGLSHFSPPSRAAVVYAQSEDAPPRICDPQNLLEGHEPKLRDYYLYSNKWRGSPPEGRELEIIDSDKAGLDLSGIITLGARSHPMHYQMWFTEEHPDMCSLGPTENWLEYAAELVSQNFETCNVMGLDIAGFMLQHCANHAIRNYIVDERSRLGWLDTQIRVYPFLDAIMGVSGTKEEGAWPRGRIVVVEPSQLDQVRMICRFPLHEQPSLSDTKHVRKLLQAVEFSGRVLVSDGSTVLGIAIGPMPGAYLAAQFSGTHGFLWIKDELVCSFSDGRFHSSNLKANLVQLEEQLLETDLNMEEQHGLLHIISHMVNRVRDRKHGCTLIVDTGTHFLKTAGQHFEKPLDLQESSQLKLACSLAKLDGALHIGRDLKLYGFGCLMDGQSVPGENRARGARFNSALRFTAEHEDIVVVVVSSDRPVSIIKNGVELTALCHFQQIRGFARPPLLAEWVMS
- a CDS encoding HAD hydrolase family protein — its product is MTAYPPVTLLVRNIEKSSAFYKKSLCFSLAWDALLMGAFGQCLRLVEAKDTTAGGCVIVTIEVPDVAQAVTAILDNGGGRAEKLMGDKPLYLGLDGEMIALTQRGLPGADKVKLVVYDFDGVMTDNTVSVDQDGREYIRANRGDGMGVGMIRKLGLEQVILSTEVNPVVKARADKIKLEAIHGIRDKASALLELADKRSISVAEVLFVGNDVNDAAGMALAGFKVAPADAHPSILAQADYITTARGGEGVIRELADVLLAVKG
- a CDS encoding efflux RND transporter permease subunit, with protein sequence MKKYSPVQNLIRLTLGQKVFVNLLFVLLMVVGVFCVFDLPVERYPDVRMGKVIISGFLPGASPEEVETLVTRKIEDALQDLEKVEFIRSRSFRQRASIMVKFLDDTDYDTLYDELRFKVLSVQNDLPDEMDPPSFMVIRVSEWLPVISVNLVGDRSNRALTLMAEEMKLPLQRIPGVKEVQIDGEYEREFHVSLDPQKMMQLGVTFDEVGQALEGANVSVPAGDFVSDSGEYVIVVDEKFRSRDEIAATVVRRDLDGSFVTVGDVLSHAGMDYRDPFVVSSVNGKDSISIKILKTPQGNSLDIGAEVEKVVAAFKPVLDKEGVETVMTQDQRINVNDNISTLGSNLLVGIVLVCVCIWIVMGFRNAMLTTVGVPFSFLVTMIIMWLTNNSINEITLFSFVLVSGIIVDDAIVVVENIYRHVQEGLQLKEAVIVGTGEVFLPVLAATSTTVAAFLPMLIMSGSTGEFFAQVPKAVSFAIAASIVECLFILPSHFLDWPGAKKLEVHAKKEISHGKDPKFLIALKRMVDGVLQLAMRHKWKSMSVVFGAFLLAIIMLGVSVSGVMPLLRIKFFPDEYTLYYVSMEGPVGTDVYTASAKAKEVSRAVLAFGPGTTKACSGLGGMDINEDYENIFGSNRAIVTVELPVQGEQEYIENPDNDPELLLEVVRRKLEPLATDGWRLRVWPEQGGPPAGKDVNLRVLGPDQDAVLALANDMNGWIKKNDVLSPYLLDFTADTGTDNRVFRFSPIPSLVSEYGLTPAQVIALAGGILDGRFVGKFRAADEDIDLRMKIDKRFLKQPEDALDIPILEDDQGPVRVGDLVDVESYREPGQLNRFQGQRAITLTANIRAGAPVSATSVVHDVKAYYETIQHQYPGATLSFAGEFESTGRSFTSLMYAFFIAIMLMYTILACQFQSYVQPAIILSAVAFALTGVVFGTFFTRSLFTVNSFIATVGVTGVVVNDSLVLLDFINRLYAAGYSRAEAIREGVRIRLRPILMTTLTTTLGLLPMALGIPYYSMVWGTMATTFVTGLCVATTLTLIVMPLEWDLLMRRKERKEKKRAEKAGLVQNVGEI